The Cetobacterium ceti genome has a window encoding:
- a CDS encoding Bug family tripartite tricarboxylate transporter substrate binding protein, whose product MISVVSVIFILGLFINKYIETKVIKRYPEKPINLIVGFKKGGGSDKSATFLKEISKGILNINIINVPGDNGILALKTFLNKENDGYNLVLFNYPSFSYLKELKKYKINKGDYELICSYVYDPAVLVVSKKGKIKNFTDFLLEAQKKDFTIGENGIGASDYIGAKILSKAIGINPKYISFSSSSQMLEALYYGYIDSGILKESEIINGIKSNKIKGILAFSNEKLKFIQNIPLGKDYGLNINFGSIRGIGIKSNTPIYIKNFLKKKFKVVLNNKNLDLYIKKYEIPFYYLNSKNLKKYIEKKDIEISKVLSS is encoded by the coding sequence AAGTTATTAAAAGATACCCAGAAAAGCCTATTAATCTCATAGTTGGATTTAAAAAAGGGGGAGGAAGTGACAAAAGTGCCACCTTTTTAAAAGAAATTTCTAAAGGTATTTTAAATATAAATATTATAAATGTTCCAGGAGATAATGGAATTTTAGCTTTGAAAACTTTTTTAAATAAAGAAAATGATGGATATAATTTAGTATTATTTAATTATCCAAGTTTTTCCTATTTAAAAGAATTAAAAAAATATAAAATAAATAAAGGAGATTATGAATTAATTTGTTCCTATGTTTATGATCCAGCAGTTTTAGTTGTAAGTAAAAAAGGTAAAATTAAAAATTTTACTGATTTTTTATTAGAAGCTCAGAAAAAAGATTTTACAATTGGAGAAAATGGAATAGGAGCTTCAGATTATATAGGAGCAAAAATTTTATCAAAAGCTATTGGAATAAATCCAAAATATATTTCTTTTTCAAGCAGTTCTCAAATGCTAGAAGCATTATATTATGGATATATAGATAGTGGTATTTTAAAAGAAAGTGAAATAATAAATGGAATAAAATCTAATAAAATAAAAGGAATTTTAGCTTTTTCCAATGAAAAATTGAAATTTATACAAAATATTCCATTGGGAAAAGATTATGGATTAAATATTAATTTTGGCTCTATTAGAGGGATAGGGATAAAAAGTAATACACCTATATATATTAAGAATTTTTTAAAGAAAAAATTTAAAGTTGTTTTAAATAATAAAAATTTAGATCTATATATAAAAAAATATGAAATTCCATTTTATTATTTAAATTCAAAAAATTTAAAAAAATATATAGAAAAAAAAGATATCGAAATATCTAAAGTATTATCTTCTTAA